Proteins from a single region of Chryseobacterium scophthalmum:
- a CDS encoding DUF2911 domain-containing protein — MKAMIKTATVFVAAMTISVNAFAQEAKKPASPPATATGKIKDATITIAYSSPSVKGRTIWGGLEAYDKVWRAGANEATTFETSKDITVQGKKLPAGKYSFFLIPKESGTWTAIFNKEPKQWGAYKYEQSKDALRVDVKTKALPATQETLVYKITNNGFTMDWDKISVPVEIK, encoded by the coding sequence ATGAAAGCAATGATCAAAACTGCTACCGTATTTGTAGCTGCAATGACAATTTCAGTAAATGCCTTTGCGCAGGAAGCTAAAAAACCGGCAAGTCCTCCGGCTACTGCAACAGGAAAAATTAAAGATGCAACTATTACCATCGCCTATAGCAGTCCTTCTGTTAAAGGACGTACAATCTGGGGTGGCTTAGAAGCTTATGATAAAGTTTGGCGTGCAGGTGCAAATGAAGCAACTACTTTCGAAACCAGTAAGGACATTACCGTTCAGGGTAAAAAATTGCCGGCGGGTAAATACAGTTTTTTCTTAATCCCTAAAGAAAGTGGAACGTGGACTGCGATTTTTAATAAAGAACCAAAACAATGGGGCGCTTATAAATACGAACAGTCTAAAGATGCTTTACGTGTTGATGTAAAAACAAAAGCTTTACCGGCAACACAGGAAACTTTAGTGTATAAAATAACCAATAACGGATTCACAATGGATTGGGATAAAATCTCAGTTCCTGTAGAGATCAAATAA
- a CDS encoding sodium:solute symporter, which yields MSTIDWTVLIVTLVAVVVYGVFIGRGQKSNESYLKADNKMPWYIVLIGIMATQASAITFLSAPGQAYTDGMRFVQYYFGLPLAMIVICITFIPIFQRLNVYTAYEYLENRFDKKTRVLTSLLFLFSRGLSTGISIYAPSIILSSVLNWDIYLTNVLTGGILLIYTYVGGAKAIAHTQKIQFLIILGTMAFAGYLLIQNMPNGIGFKDALYLAGKSGKLNVITTEFDWKDKYNIWSGLIGGFFLALSYFGTDQSQVGRYITAKDNTNAKMGLLLNGLVKIPMQFAILLIGALLFAFFSLKPAPIYFNERSYQHLKETKPEQAAVFEKEHQDLQAKFNAESKEILKLKETQSPQLKQTIQDFKNTQTEVKALHGRVEEAINHSNFNAEKTDTNYIFLYFVKNTLPVGMIGLLFAVIFLASWGSISAALNSLAACSLKDVHLIFKKEIPDDATELKYSRLHTLAWGIFSIGVAMFATQMGSLIEAVNVLGSLFYGPILGIFLVAFYYKKVNGAIVFISAILSEITVIAVYQFDIVSFLWLNVIGAAAVIIFSAIGLLFYKPKAVNS from the coding sequence ATGAGTACGATAGATTGGACAGTTCTTATTGTTACATTGGTTGCAGTGGTGGTTTACGGCGTATTTATTGGTCGTGGACAGAAAAGCAACGAATCATACCTAAAAGCAGATAATAAAATGCCTTGGTACATTGTGTTGATTGGTATTATGGCTACACAAGCAAGTGCAATTACATTTCTTTCGGCTCCGGGACAAGCTTATACAGACGGTATGCGTTTCGTTCAGTATTACTTTGGTTTGCCTTTGGCGATGATTGTGATTTGTATCACTTTCATCCCGATTTTTCAACGCTTGAATGTTTATACGGCTTATGAATATTTAGAAAATCGTTTTGATAAAAAAACAAGGGTACTTACTTCATTGCTTTTTCTTTTTTCCAGAGGTTTATCAACGGGAATCAGTATTTACGCTCCGAGTATTATCTTGTCAAGCGTTTTAAACTGGGATATTTATTTAACGAATGTTTTAACGGGTGGAATTCTGTTAATCTATACCTATGTTGGAGGCGCAAAAGCAATTGCTCACACTCAAAAAATACAGTTTCTTATTATTTTGGGAACAATGGCTTTTGCGGGTTATCTGCTTATTCAAAATATGCCGAATGGAATTGGCTTCAAAGATGCGCTTTATCTGGCAGGAAAATCTGGAAAATTGAATGTCATCACCACAGAATTCGACTGGAAAGATAAATACAATATCTGGAGCGGGTTAATTGGCGGTTTTTTTCTGGCACTTTCTTACTTTGGGACAGATCAAAGTCAGGTTGGGAGATATATTACTGCGAAAGACAATACCAATGCAAAAATGGGTTTGCTGTTGAACGGATTGGTTAAAATTCCGATGCAATTTGCTATTCTTTTGATCGGTGCTTTGCTTTTCGCTTTCTTTTCTTTAAAACCGGCTCCGATTTATTTTAACGAACGTTCTTATCAACATTTAAAGGAAACAAAACCTGAACAGGCTGCGGTTTTTGAAAAAGAGCATCAGGATTTACAAGCAAAATTTAATGCAGAATCGAAAGAGATTTTAAAGCTGAAAGAAACTCAATCTCCTCAACTTAAACAAACAATTCAAGATTTTAAAAACACTCAAACCGAAGTGAAAGCGCTTCACGGCAGGGTAGAAGAAGCTATCAATCATTCAAATTTTAATGCAGAAAAAACAGATACGAATTATATTTTCCTGTATTTTGTAAAAAATACCTTGCCTGTAGGAATGATCGGTTTACTGTTTGCCGTCATTTTTCTTGCCAGTTGGGGTTCGATTTCTGCAGCGCTTAATTCCCTTGCTGCCTGCTCATTAAAAGATGTTCATTTAATATTTAAAAAAGAAATTCCAGATGATGCAACCGAATTGAAATACAGTCGTCTACATACTTTAGCTTGGGGGATTTTCTCCATTGGTGTTGCGATGTTCGCGACCCAAATGGGTTCCCTTATTGAAGCGGTTAATGTTTTAGGTTCTCTTTTCTACGGTCCGATATTGGGGATTTTTCTTGTTGCGTTTTACTACAAAAAAGTCAACGGGGCGATTGTATTTATTTCTGCCATTTTATCAGAAATTACGGTTATTGCTGTTTATCAGTTCGATATCGTTTCCTTCCTTTGGCTGAATGTAATCGGTGCAGCGGCAGTTATTATATTTTCTGCAATCGGATTACTGTTTTATAAGCCGAAAGCAGTAAATTCGTAG
- a CDS encoding serine hydrolase domain-containing protein has protein sequence MKKIHLLLLLSLSLNVFAQNVKDKIKSFEDNLLSWDTSKTKKWTLKERMAFYNMNAVSIAVIKDYKIEWTKAYGYADVAENRKATQQTLFQAASISKSINSLGLLKLVEQGKLGLDDDINNYLKTWKFPYDSLSKGKKISIANLLSHKAGLSVHGFGGYQKGKELPTLIQILDGQKPANSPAVRSVFEPNLKFQYSGGGTTISQLILENTTGEKYEDYMLKNVLTQLGMNESSYHQPPSSDKEKLLATAYNNGEEVKGKYHIYPEKAAAGLWTNPNDLAKYIIETQLSLVGKSNKVLSKEMSVKRIENNYGVFLNDFNGTKYFGHSGGNEGFVCYYIGSVENGNGLVVMTNGNNFKLIEEILLSIASLNQWKNYPIEPQKESIALTIRKECLKNIDKGILLYQELKKNNPNDYNFSNENELNGLGYEFLRNNQLDAALKIFTLNVNQFPKSGNVYDSRGEAYFNKKEYTLSKSDYQKSFELDPANQNAKEMVLKINQLLTTQK, from the coding sequence ATGAAAAAAATACACCTACTCTTACTACTCTCTTTATCGTTGAATGTTTTTGCCCAAAATGTTAAGGATAAAATAAAATCATTCGAAGACAATCTGCTCAGTTGGGACACATCGAAAACAAAAAAATGGACACTAAAAGAAAGAATGGCTTTCTACAATATGAATGCGGTAAGCATTGCAGTTATAAAAGATTACAAGATAGAATGGACAAAAGCTTATGGTTATGCAGATGTTGCTGAAAACAGAAAAGCTACCCAGCAAACACTTTTTCAGGCTGCATCTATTAGCAAGTCTATCAATAGTCTCGGTCTTTTAAAATTGGTTGAACAAGGAAAATTGGGGTTAGACGATGACATCAATAATTATTTAAAAACTTGGAAATTCCCATACGATTCGCTTTCAAAAGGTAAAAAAATTTCTATTGCAAACCTGTTGAGTCATAAAGCGGGTTTATCTGTTCACGGCTTCGGAGGCTATCAAAAAGGGAAAGAATTACCTACCCTAATACAAATTCTCGATGGACAAAAACCTGCCAATTCTCCTGCAGTGCGTTCTGTGTTTGAGCCCAACCTAAAATTTCAATATTCAGGTGGCGGAACAACTATTTCACAATTAATCCTTGAAAACACTACAGGAGAAAAGTACGAAGATTATATGTTGAAAAACGTTTTGACCCAGTTAGGGATGAATGAAAGTTCTTACCATCAACCACCTTCTTCAGATAAAGAAAAATTACTTGCAACGGCTTATAACAATGGAGAAGAAGTAAAAGGTAAATATCATATTTATCCTGAAAAAGCCGCAGCCGGTTTATGGACCAACCCAAATGATTTGGCAAAATATATCATCGAAACACAGTTGTCATTAGTTGGCAAATCGAATAAAGTTTTATCTAAGGAAATGTCAGTAAAGAGGATTGAGAATAATTATGGCGTATTTCTGAATGATTTTAATGGCACAAAATATTTCGGACATAGTGGTGGAAATGAAGGCTTTGTGTGTTATTATATCGGAAGTGTTGAAAACGGAAACGGTCTGGTTGTAATGACTAACGGTAATAATTTTAAACTAATAGAGGAAATTCTTTTAAGTATTGCCAGTTTGAACCAATGGAAAAATTATCCCATTGAACCTCAAAAAGAATCGATTGCCTTAACCATTAGAAAAGAATGTTTAAAAAATATCGACAAAGGAATTTTGTTGTACCAAGAGCTGAAAAAGAATAATCCAAATGACTACAATTTCTCCAATGAAAATGAACTCAACGGGCTTGGCTATGAATTTCTAAGAAATAATCAATTAGATGCAGCACTTAAGATTTTCACCTTAAATGTCAATCAGTTTCCAAAGTCAGGAAATGTGTATGACAGTCGTGGTGAAGCCTATTTTAACAAAAAAGAATACACATTATCAAAAAGCGATTATCAGAAATCATTTGAACTTGATCCAGCCAATCAGAATGCAAAGGAAATGGTTTTGAAAATCAATCAACTTTTGACCACTCAAAAATAA